In the Primulina eburnea isolate SZY01 chromosome 15, ASM2296580v1, whole genome shotgun sequence genome, ATTGATTGGTTCTACGTCCCATTTGAAGGTGGTAAGCCCATGGGTTCTCGTCCTTCTCCATAATTTATCTGTGAGCCCATTATCCACATTACCTATGTATTGTTCCTCGTCGTCATCAATCAAAATCTCCAACAGCCGACCCACCGCCATAAGATGACCTCCTAACCCATCCCCCATCAATATAGAAACAAGTTCATAAGGATCCGTGGTTTTCTACCACGATATCTTTTGATCACTTCTTTTGTAAACCATTTCCAATCCATGTTCGGCCCCCTTCACGCAATCGTTCGCCTTCGGAGAATCAATTATTTCAGATTGCCCCTCTCCATATTCCCATCAAGTTGAGTCTTTACCATCTTTATCTTCTTGTCTTAAATTTTTAATACTTGAGTCAAATAAGATCTATACTTCTCTGCACAATTTTGAATAATCTTCTCAGACATTTTCTTTGCATTTGGAAGAGCCTCCTCATTGTTGCTTTTCAAAATAGCAAATATGGGTTTTAATAGGGCTGAAGATTCATCCCCACTTTCTTCTATCACAAGCGAATCACTGCCTCTATGGATTCAACGACGACTTTTGGGTGATGAACTCTTACAGATCTAAGGAAGAGCTTAAACATCCTAAAAAGAGGTCACTTCAAAAGTTGGCCTTTTTAATTCAGTGGTCATGCCAGATTTTTACTATGAAGAAGGCTAGGGTTTTGAGAGAGTAGGCATTGGTACCATGTACATTCGAGGGAAGAATATTTCTCATTATAAATTCTACCTGGTACAATACAATATTTATACAAATAGTGCAAATCAATCACCACATAATTATGACGTAATCTTAGCTAACAAATCTCCTAAAAAACACTATCCAAAAATTAGTATCATCTAATCCATATAAATCCTCTCTATGTTTAGAATAGTATCAACTTCCTAACTTTGCTCCATCATTCTACATAAATTATATCACAAAAAATACTTTCTGTTTAGCAGCAAGATTCTGGGCATACAACTGAGAGAGTGAAGAAACGATATGGACCCAAATGTCCATACTTCCTCATGCATCAATAGTACATAATGGCATAAGATATGCCATCCAACTATAACTCACAATTTGCAACTTATTTTTGTGCAACAAGCAGCCTAAACATACACTGTTTAATAGACAATGTTAAATCAAGATATGAGCTGGCAAATCAAATAGCTAAATATCCTCAAAGCTAGCAGCAACTGTAGGCCCACACAAACAGCCAAGCAATCCTTCTATATAGATAGGTATTTCATGATATCCAAGTGCAAACAAGTAAGCTGCCATCAAATCTTCAATGATTGAGTGACCATCCAACAGTTATCATTACATCTCAATTAGCTGGAAAACTTACACAACCATTACTCATCAGATGCAAGGATGCAACAAAAGGCGAGTTCTGATTGTACAATTAACTAATCTAGCCTCTACAAGTAATACCCAAACTAGTATAGTATAAGAACATTCAGGTTATATATTAAACTTAATTTAACTGATTGTCCAAAATCAAATGCAAGACGAAACATATAACAACTCAACCCTACCATTTCAACATCCATATTTGCAGGGAACGGAGAAGTTCTTCCTCTTGACGGCAACAGAGTACGTGGTTGCCCAGGAAAACGACCCCTCAGTCTCATCATTCTTCCCAGTGTAGAAGCACGAGCTTGATATCCTCTACGCGAGAGGTTTGAAGAAGATCGAGAGTGGGATTGTCTTCGCAAATTGGACATCAACGAACCTCTCTGCACAGAGCACAAAAGCCAAAAAAAATCTCAACTAAAGTTTTTAGCACCAAAGAAAAATGATAGCAATAATACACGATTTAGGAAACAGCCAAATGACCAGAATATTAAGGTTGTCAAATAGATTAATACATGAATCAAGCAAGAAGACAACCATAGAAGGTTTATATGATGATAATTACATTCAactcaaaatacaaaacataccATCCATGTAATCTGGAATGCTATATTATAGACAAAAAGTTTTAATGTTAGGATGGCAATGGAAGTTCTATGCGAGCAAATGCACCAATAGAACAGGAAAGCGTTACAAGTACATAATCCATCAGCCAATCTACATTACAGTTAATGTTGGGTTACAAAAAGATAGTATATTTGAATAAGAGCAGACCAAATGCGATTattaaacaagaataaactgaaCTAGAAATGAACAACTAGAAACAAGGTCCAAATAACaactgaaaaaaatattttgtataCATTTTAAAGATGCTTGAGATACTTTATAAGAGATCACAGTGTGCCTCAAAATTCTAATgattttttttgataagaaacgaGATCATATTGTATACATAAAATCATGTAACGATTCCAATAAGCGGATAAGATATCCACCCACAGAGCCCCTAAAACTCAAGACACATCAACAATATACTAATCTCCAATTTCTGATTAAATCTATAATCGAGAATATAGCAATCTCTTTATGACTCCTAATCCACAAAGAAACAACAATCAAATATTTGATATCACAGTTGATTTATTCTTAATAATCCATTGAATTATCTAATATAAATAAAGCATGCTTAGAAAGAAACTGTTTACGATGTGCGCAACAGATCTTCCAACACAACGGGACAATGTCAATATACATGCAGATATACACATGCATGAGCACAAAAACATATCATACATATACTAGTAAATTTTAATAACGAAACAAAAGGAAGGTAAGTAAACAAAGGGAATGAAAATCCTGCACGCTAGATAAGTAGCTGAAACAATCACACAGTAAATAGATAACAAGGGTGCAGGATGAGCAGATTCCTGAAGTTTTCAGTTGTAGATGTTATAATTATTCTGCAACACAATATCTTACACTAGAAAAGGGGTGATTTGAATTGTCCTGGTGCTGCAAGACCGTAGATATGTGCGTATCAACCTGTCATCAATTTAAAATGCAAAACAGAAACTAAATTTAATGTCTAATCAGAGgcaaaagattttgaaaattctGAGATGTAGTCTTGTAAAAAAGGAAGAAACTGTCTAACTCCAAGAACTGGCAAGTCATTGTACAGTTGTTCCTGAAGTTCGCGAGCCAGGAGCTCATCTGCTTCAACCTGTTTAGCCCTTGCAACTTCGTCATAAGTATTAGGTTTAAAATCATCAACATCAATAGTTTGATGTAAATTGGCCACATCTCTAGAAGTTGTTCTTGAATTTGATGGTCCTATAGATGAACTGAGAATCACCACTTCTGAATCATCAGAGACCGATGTTGAACATTCACCTGAATATCTCGAAGTGGTTCCCTGTTTCTGTCTTTTGATGAGCATGTTAGCGGAAGAGAGATACCTATTTAACTGTCCTAATCTAGCCCGAGAAAGGGGCATTGTTTGCCTTAAAGGAAGATCGGAAACATGCCCAGAGGAAAATAAATTTGGGACCTTAGAATCGtcatcatcaataacaacaccaCTTCCTTTCTCCCTTTTAGTCATCCTCTTCTCGTTGTGTTGATTGGCATACCTTGCGACATCCAGTTCCCTCTTTAAAAACTGTTCATCACCAGTTGATGAGGAACACAGTTCCCCGTTATGCGTACTTCTCCATTCACCTGATTCTTCAATGTGTTCACCTGAGCCCCTGACGTAATCACTGGTTTCTTTAGCCTTTCCACTGAAACTGGAAGAGCTCCTGCGTGCACAAAATATTCCTTTAACTACAATAATGcttaaatttagaatttagcaCATGATTTCCCAATAAAAACAAAACTTTCATGGTTAGACTGAAACTTAGATTGAATTTTCCCAGTGTGGGTTCCTATAATGTTTTTTTGATTAGaaacattattttattaaattatcaaaGATCAAGTACAGTAGGAGCGGATGAGTGATCCGCAGTCACAAAATCCTATAATGTACAAGTAAGATGAAATTTTTAGTTGAGTTGAATTGAATGGAGTCCAAAGAAATGGAGTCTATATCACCTGAATCTTATCTGGTTGCTTCCCCCACAAGATTAACATCCACTACAAATCTATAATGATTCTCTTCTACTCTAAAAGgtgaatattaaaaaattaaagctTACTTCTCGATGTGCATCTGTTCTCTCCTGTTATTACCCGGGAAATTATACATGAAGATCCCTTTCCCGTGGAGAGCTCattcaaaataaaacaaatatagAAATCTTAACTGCaatcaacatataaacatgcaagcATCTAAACTATACATCCAACACGATTTGATAGTGAAAGATGGAGTCATATCTCTCCAGATCTTTCTTCGTCTCCACAGGCTAGACTAGAAGAAGATAACTTTCACAATCATGAATTTCTCGAGAAACTAGATGAGCAAGAATCCAAGAATCAACAAGACGATAAAATTTATACTAGATGTTGAAATTATAACCTTTAATAATCAAAAGGTGCAACATATCTTGTCAATATATGTACCACAAAGTCAAGAAAATGGAGAAATCGAGAAAAAACGGCAGGCCTTTGGAAACTACATTAACAAGAAAAATTGAAAGTTGTGGGAGAAAGAGACCGAACTTTTGGTAAAAAACATAAAGAGATGGAATCAACAACCATGATTATTCATAGACATTGTTACAGATTTCATTGTAAAGATGTACAGACTGGAAGCACCCTTGGTCCCCAATTgcaaaaaataaattcaaaacattcaAAATATCTGAAAGTCTACGAAATAAATACCTGCTAGGTAAATTCTTGTTTTTTATTTCAGGGTCTTTTGAAGTGCATGGATACATAATCACTCCTTTTCCCTTTCTGGTGTGGGAGTTGTGACCTTCAGAAACCAATTCCCCGATATCAAATGGAACAAGTGGACCTCCAGAAGTTATAGCATCATTATTATCATGTGCAAAACAATTATTTCTTTTCCCAGCCAACTGTTTCACCTTAGCTATGTTATTGGGTGATATACATCCATTCCGCACCAATCTCTTTTGCTTGTTTACTCTAGGTGAGATGATGGGTTCATGAGGAAGAGAACCATCGTCACCAGGTTTGTTTCGAGCATTGTCAACTAACTCACTGAGCTGTCCATAACCATTATTTGAAATAACTTCAGTCAAATTACCTGTTCTTTCACCGGCACTGCTCCGCACAGTCGATCTCAACAGGTCCTTAAAAGAAGAAGCCCCATTTGATATTGCTGATCTTCTACTGCAGTCAAATCGACCACTGCCAGGCATTCCACCTGGTAATATATGTCCATGTTCAGGACTATGCAGACTCATTTCTGTCAGATCTACAAAACCATcttgaaaaaaagaagaagaacgaGATTTATAACTAAATGATGGCTTTTCTATTTGTAGATGCTGCGCTTGACTAGAATCATCTCTTTGGTCAGTAGGTGCCTTCTTCCTAAATAAGAGAGGGCTTTTAGAGGAAAATGAACTTGCCATAGAAAAACCTGCAGAATTAATGGGGTGTAGGGAGTTGCTGGAACTACTAGCACATTTTGGAGGATGCGAAGACTGCCTTCTGCTTCCATTGTCAATGACCATTGACCggggattatttttaaatgaggaTGAACTTGTCACAGAAGGAGCTGCAGGATTCAAGGGCTGTAACGTGTTGGTGAAACTGCTAGTACTTTTTTTAGCACGGGTTGATAGTTTTCTGCTTCCACTTTCCAAAACAAATGGTTGAATTTCAATCtctttttcacaaaaaattTGCTGTACAAGATGAGAAGGGATATGTGAAACATGCCTTTCCTCTTTGACACCACTCCTCTCATTAATCATTCGTTTAGCTAATCTATCGGGAGTATCGGGTACATCCACCGCATCATCAGTGTCCACTGGATTCATATTCTGCAGGGACAAACCAAGCCATATCGATTCAATTTAATAGACAACAACTAGGAACATTTGAAACAACACTTCTACCGATTATCTCAATAATTCACATCCTCCAGAGTTCAAAACATCGGAGAATTGAGGGATCGAtagaatatatttcataaaattaaaaagaaatgaATCATATACCAAATTGGAAAGAATCAAGAGAAAAATGCTAATGCTAGTGCGACAGCTACATGCAATGTTAACACTCCTGAATGCTAGTGGTATAGGTTATAAAGATATTCCCCACAATAGATAGGAGATTATCCTGATCTCTGAAAAATTGAACACTAAACACCAACTGCAGCTAATATGGCATTCGAAATAATCAAGCCCTATTGACAGAAATCATTAGATAATTACATGCTTCATTTTCTATCGAagaaacaatcacaaactctatAAAATCTTAAATCAACCATGTAACTCATAACTCCAACGGAACGACTGAGGAAAAGGCACATATTACCTAGTacaaaaaaactaaaaaca is a window encoding:
- the LOC140813461 gene encoding uncharacterized protein — protein: MNPVDTDDAVDVPDTPDRLAKRMINERSGVKEERHVSHIPSHLVQQIFCEKEIEIQPFVLESGSRKLSTRAKKSTSSFTNTLQPLNPAAPSVTSSSSFKNNPRSMVIDNGSRRQSSHPPKCASSSSNSLHPINSAGFSMASSFSSKSPLLFRKKAPTDQRDDSSQAQHLQIEKPSFSYKSRSSSFFQDGFVDLTEMSLHSPEHGHILPGGMPGSGRFDCSRRSAISNGASSFKDLLRSTVRSSAGERTGNLTEVISNNGYGQLSELVDNARNKPGDDGSLPHEPIISPRVNKQKRLVRNGCISPNNIAKVKQLAGKRNNCFAHDNNDAITSGGPLVPFDIGELVSEGHNSHTRKGKGVIMYPCTSKDPEIKNKNLPSRSSSSFSGKAKETSDYVRGSGEHIEESGEWRSTHNGELCSSSTGDEQFLKRELDVARYANQHNEKRMTKREKGSGVVIDDDDSKVPNLFSSGHVSDLPLRQTMPLSRARLGQLNRYLSSANMLIKRQKQGTTSRYSGECSTSVSDDSEVVILSSSIGPSNSRTTSRDVANLHQTIDVDDFKPNTYDEVARAKQVEADELLARELQEQLYNDLPVLGVDTHISTVLQHQDNSNHPFSSRGSLMSNLRRQSHSRSSSNLSRRGYQARASTLGRMMRLRGRFPGQPRTLLPSRGRTSPFPANMDVEMRLHILGTLETFSDMEVGTGNLITHRDFNENDYETLLALDENNDHGGASIHQINGLPQSTVQSDNFDEACAICLETPTIGDTIRHLPCLHKFHKDCIDPWLKRRTLCPVCKSAIT